GAAAGAGCTTATATGTAGATTAAAAACTTATGAATTTTTAAGTTTACAGCTTGATGATAGTACCGACGTTGCTGGACTTGCTGTTCTGCTTGTGTTTGTGGGGTTTGAATTCGGgatgaaaatagaagaagaactccTTATGTGTGAAGAGCTTAAAAGTTATGCTACTGGTGAAGAAATTTTCACGGCTATCCACGAGTATATAAGAAGAAATGATATGGATAGAAGTAAATATGTGGATATTTGCAATGATGGAGCGACTGCAATGGTTGGTAAAATTAGAAGGACGGTGTCTAGAATTAAGGTAGTGGCAGAAAATGCCTCCAGCAGTCACTGTATCTTATATCGTCATTCTTTGGCAACTAAAAAGATCCCGCAAAATTTAAAACACGTATTGAATAGTTCTGTGAAAATAATTAACCATGTGAAGAGCTTTTCAATCAGAGAGATCACTTTTATCTTTTGCTCCACACAGAGGTCTGGTGGCTATTGAGGGGAACAATTTTAGGGAGACTATTTGAACTAAAATATCCACTGATTATTACATTTACAGAGGAGTCTTTCATCCAAGAATTAAAAGATGTCAATTGGCTGCTAAAATTGGGATACCTTTCAGACATcttcgaaataataaataaaaccacCACTTTGCTTCAAGGCAAAGGAGGAGTACAATTAGATAAAATCAAAGCCTTGCGTAAAAAAGTTACATTTTTCAAAGCATGTGTTGAAAAGAGGAACGTCACAAATGTCTCTCGATTACAGGAATTTGTTATAACAAATGAAATCAATCCTCGAACAAACTTCTTTGAAATTGTTATTGCTCATTTGCAAGGTTTGGAAGAAAGTAAACTATTTTCCTGACATTGACTCAGATGACTTATATAGCTGGATGATGGACCCGTTTTCGTGCgacccaaaaaataaacctgtcGGAATGACAAATGAAGTTTTTCAAAATCCACTTAAGATCAGCGAAAATAGCAGTTTAAACTCAAATACAGTGaaggagccttgtaactggctaccTACAAGGACTTATGAATgaatgtatctccataggtttggttcttcagtgaccgttgaagaataaggattcttaatatgagcaaatatagctcctgaGAGATAATAGCACTTTTGagtttatcgatttataattaaatcTTTTATGAGTAGAGAGGCCCAACACGACCGTAGCTTACTATACAATATCAAAAGTTTTTTCTTTATAACACGTAAAAGAAAACACCAGTTGAGAAAATGTCCGATTTCGGCGGAGAGAAATATTtaatacgtgaattgagagtttTTAAAAATTCGATGCCTCGATGGCAATATGTAAACTTGAACTGATAAATTACCACTTGATGCGTGAAGattactcttattttatttaggtgtgaaaaaatatttaagagggtCAGACGAGACGCCAGTCAGTCGGTGTCGCGAACAAACTTGATGAAGTGACAATTTcagttattctacactaagaaaagtctaaagaattacatttttattttatattttaaaacaatatgttcatttcttCATACAGTGAAGGAAGCCAAGAAGAGTTCTGGATGCAGGTATATTCAGAAAATAATGTTGTTGGAAAGGTTGCAGTGAAAAAACTTGTGTGTTTCACATCGACTTATCTCTGTGAGTCTTCTTTCTCCGCATATGcttacattaaaaacaaatacagaatCAAACTTCAAGCATCAAGGGATTTGAGGGTCAAACATACAAAGATTCCCATAATTATAaaggatataatgaaaatatcatcCAAACAGTTTAATTCATCACATTAAGTAAGGATGATATTTGAATATCAAATGTACTGTATTTTATTGAACTGaaataaagtttataataaaatcaaattagccttagaattgtatttttttttttcattttttgttgtttccCAAATCGCTTCAAGGATTGATGTGACTCGAAATATTTTTAGCCCTACAAGGGTGCCGCGACTCAAAAAGTTTGAGAACCACTGAGATAAAGAATAAAAATGATTAGGTATATTAGAAGAGACCAATATAATTCTGATAACCAACAAGTTGCTTTAAACTATATAATACTTGTTTTCTTTAGgttataatagttatttattgtacaagacaataaaattgtactttatcttcgagagcgttttttagcgtcgagacgtcagtcgagacgctaattatgctcgagaagataatgcgattttatcgtcgtgtgcaatacaacatttttttctatagcaagacttcaagtttaggtgaaaaatagaatttcaaagaaaattgtaatttttagcacaaaaatcgcaattgtgttgctccgttgctagggatatgaattactctgtcaacaaatgtcaaacaaatgttacgttttggtttttgcggagaatattgttgcgttttgtgtacaaagtgaataaatacgaaatgtacggaaaagaattgacacaagaaaaggaaaacctgccatcagatgtagaaaatgcagcgttggaagcagaaagtttattgttgccacaaaaatctaggatgatgtttGAGAgagaataccagtcttttaaaaagtggaaaagcattaagaatatcaatggcgtaagtgaaaaaatacttctggcgtatttttctgaaaagtcgaagaaagcgatgccatcgtcattatgatcgtattattcgatgctgaagcgtacgttgttggtgaatgaaaattgtgacatttctaaattcagcaagttaaccaccttactaaaaaacctgagtggaggatacaaagctaaaaagtccaaaatcctggagtcagatgacattattaaatttctgacagaagctcctgatgacgtctatttgttgatgaaggttattgctatttttggtgtgcatggagcgatTAGGTCCtatgaattgtacaagttagaagtgtttaacgtggacgacagaaaatcggtgataatcgtttcattatctgatactaaaaccaagcaggaaaggtcgttttgtattactgacaagaaaagtggactgagtttcttggaaattgtgagaaagtatattgccttgcgccccaaaaacgtacctcacagtaagttttttgtaaattaccgacagcaaaagtgcactgctcaaccggtggggattaacactatatataatatccccaagaagattgcagatttttttgaaacttgcaaattcagaaatgtacacggggcattgtttccgtcgttcttcagctactatgttcgcaaattctgaAGCTGATCTGGTAAAAGTTAAAGGTTTAGGTGGATagaaatcgtcatctgttgcagaatcttacattgaagagtcaataagcaataagattgctgtatccaagtgtatacttggcggaccagaaaatcaattcagtacctcgaatcaagtgtttaagcaaacgaatacaagttgtgatgctccaaaaatagatatttctaataatgttaattgtaaaatttcagttgtttttaatccttaatgtgtttgaatttgtaaattttattgaataaaaaaaagttaaaacattttaactactcttgctgttaaagtgtcacttcatctacccttgcggttaaaatgatactttatctact
The genomic region above belongs to Diabrotica undecimpunctata isolate CICGRU chromosome 8, icDiaUnde3, whole genome shotgun sequence and contains:
- the LOC140448298 gene encoding zinc finger BED domain-containing protein 5-like; this encodes MKRVCKNENEIATEASFIVDLHIAKAGKLHTMAEELIKPCVKDVVQCMLGPDMTKKIHNLDDSTDVAGLAVLLVFVGFEFGMKIEEELLMCEELKSYATGEEIFTAIHEYIRRNDMDRSKYVDICNDGATAMVEESFIQELKDVNWLLKLGYLSDIFEIINKTTTLLQGKGGVQLDKIKALRKKVTFFKACVEKRNVTNVSRLQEFVITNEINPRTNFFEIVIAHLQGLEESKLFS